A genomic region of Pontibaca methylaminivorans contains the following coding sequences:
- a CDS encoding MFS transporter — translation MNDDGTDKPLDPAAAQAFSVKPLMFMAFVCSMAMMVFVALAGPIARVLDLPPWQIGAAMTIAGVGWMVMARVWGGLSDSHGRRPVLLLGLAGFTLSYLLLALFIDLALRTAMAPLLALAGLLAGRGIAGLFYAAVPATSTALVADHTRPEERTSALAAIGASSAAGMVVGPGLAGLVAPFGLSLPFHVTAVLPVIALLLIWLTLPAARHHPAPARQRLRLLDPRLRRPMMVAFAAMFSVSVAQIIVGFFALDRLGLGPAEAARAAGLALAAVGISLVCAQVVLRRLGWPPARLIRIGALIGGTGFASAMFAVNPPMLWASYAFAAFGMGWVYPSVSALAANSVEGHEQGAAAGTVAAAQGLGTILGPIVGTLVYGLGAGLPYALVGALLVTTALWRRREAVPNDP, via the coding sequence ATGAACGACGACGGCACGGACAAGCCCCTAGATCCGGCAGCGGCCCAGGCATTCAGCGTGAAACCGCTGATGTTCATGGCCTTCGTGTGCTCCATGGCGATGATGGTCTTTGTCGCCCTGGCCGGCCCGATTGCGCGCGTGCTCGACCTGCCGCCCTGGCAGATCGGCGCGGCGATGACGATCGCGGGGGTCGGCTGGATGGTCATGGCGCGCGTCTGGGGCGGGCTGAGCGACAGCCACGGCCGCCGCCCGGTCCTGCTCCTGGGGCTTGCCGGGTTCACGCTGAGCTATCTTCTTCTGGCGCTGTTCATCGACCTTGCACTCAGGACCGCGATGGCGCCGCTGCTTGCGCTTGCGGGTCTGCTCGCCGGGCGCGGCATTGCCGGGCTGTTCTATGCCGCCGTGCCCGCGACCAGCACCGCGCTCGTCGCCGACCACACAAGGCCCGAGGAACGCACGAGCGCCCTTGCCGCGATCGGCGCATCCAGCGCCGCCGGCATGGTGGTCGGCCCCGGATTGGCCGGGCTCGTGGCTCCGTTCGGCCTCAGCCTGCCGTTTCATGTCACCGCCGTGCTGCCGGTCATCGCGCTCCTGCTGATCTGGCTGACGCTGCCGGCAGCCAGGCACCACCCGGCCCCGGCGCGGCAGCGGCTGCGGCTTCTTGATCCGCGGCTGCGGCGGCCGATGATGGTCGCCTTTGCCGCCATGTTCAGCGTCTCGGTGGCGCAGATCATCGTCGGTTTCTTCGCGCTCGACCGGCTTGGCCTCGGCCCGGCCGAGGCGGCCCGCGCCGCGGGGCTGGCCCTTGCCGCAGTCGGCATTTCGCTGGTCTGCGCCCAGGTCGTGCTGCGCCGGCTCGGCTGGCCCCCGGCCCGGCTGATCCGCATCGGCGCCCTGATCGGCGGAACCGGCTTTGCCAGCGCGATGTTTGCCGTCAATCCGCCCATGCTCTGGGCCAGTTACGCCTTTGCCGCCTTCGGCATGGGCTGGGTCTATCCCTCGGTCTCGGCCCTGGCGGCAAATTCGGTCGAGGGCCACGAACAGGGCGCGGCGGCCGGTACGGTCGCGGCGGCGCAGGGGCTCGGCACGATCCTGGGGCCCATTGTCGGCACCCTCGTCTACGGGCTGGGCGCCGGCCTGCCCTACGCGCTTGTCGGGGCGCTGCTGGTCACGACCGCTCTCTGGAGGCGCCGGGAGGCCGTGCCGAACGATCCCTGA
- a CDS encoding YncE family protein: protein MTDHLHPLEQESSTMTSVGRHARHLALGLLLAGGLFAAEAGAQTAFSTLDRSTEAQIRFSASEQGKPILAGSEVTFTGQGFQPGQKVKLLYGTTPLSDEALTADGEGQIEGRLTIPEEAAFGTYPIIVVAEEPYYATVADLKVSPEVPLSGQDDFAVDEATGIARGLYQSAYSAGNDALFVTSSIGRPPVRESEIVKLDPETFEVLARISPAAVPGADDAGEGDTGGPSVFAVYGIALDDAKDTLWVTNTRQDTVAVYQQSDLSLVKQFDPGTVTHARDVRIDSGAGRAYVSATGTPEVVVFDTETLEPVTTIEIKALGRGQQFSAASLSLDPEAKRLYVASLSTDEVAVIDTETNTVEKVFPVPGARSAIGVSHDPETGRIFVAAQGSDNLVVLDGDSGAVIADTSVGAGALNVAFDPVNRLAYVSNRGAGTIAVTDPDGNIVANLGPAPLANHVALGKDGTVYAVDNSSGPGGEDSDTILRIRPQE from the coding sequence GTGACAGATCATCTTCATCCGCTCGAACAGGAGAGCTCCACCATGACATCCGTCGGCAGACATGCCAGACACCTTGCCCTCGGCCTGCTGCTGGCCGGCGGGCTTTTCGCCGCCGAGGCGGGGGCGCAGACAGCCTTTTCCACGCTCGACCGCAGCACCGAGGCGCAGATCAGGTTCAGCGCCAGCGAACAGGGCAAACCGATCCTGGCCGGGTCGGAGGTGACCTTTACCGGGCAGGGCTTCCAGCCCGGCCAGAAGGTGAAGCTGCTGTACGGAACGACCCCGCTTTCGGACGAGGCGCTCACCGCCGATGGCGAGGGTCAGATCGAAGGCCGGCTCACGATCCCGGAGGAGGCCGCCTTCGGCACCTATCCGATCATTGTCGTCGCCGAAGAACCCTATTACGCCACGGTTGCCGATCTCAAGGTTTCTCCCGAGGTGCCGCTGTCGGGGCAGGACGATTTCGCCGTGGACGAGGCGACCGGCATTGCGCGCGGGCTGTATCAATCGGCCTACAGCGCCGGGAATGACGCGCTTTTCGTCACCTCCTCGATCGGGCGGCCGCCGGTCCGGGAATCGGAGATCGTCAAGCTCGATCCCGAGACGTTCGAGGTTCTGGCCCGGATCAGCCCGGCCGCGGTTCCGGGTGCCGATGATGCCGGCGAAGGCGACACCGGCGGGCCGAGCGTCTTTGCCGTCTACGGCATTGCGCTCGACGACGCGAAGGATACGCTCTGGGTGACGAATACGCGCCAGGATACCGTCGCGGTCTATCAGCAGTCGGATCTGTCGCTGGTCAAGCAGTTCGACCCCGGCACGGTCACCCATGCCCGCGATGTCCGCATCGATTCCGGCGCCGGCCGGGCCTATGTGAGCGCGACCGGAACGCCCGAAGTCGTCGTGTTCGATACCGAAACGCTCGAGCCGGTCACGACGATCGAAATCAAGGCGCTGGGCCGCGGCCAGCAGTTTTCGGCCGCGAGCCTGTCGCTCGATCCCGAAGCAAAGCGGCTGTATGTCGCCAGCCTGTCGACGGACGAGGTCGCCGTGATCGACACCGAAACCAACACCGTTGAAAAGGTGTTCCCGGTTCCCGGCGCGCGCAGCGCCATCGGCGTGTCCCATGATCCCGAAACCGGGCGCATCTTCGTCGCCGCCCAGGGCAGCGACAACCTGGTTGTCCTCGACGGGGACAGCGGCGCGGTGATCGCCGATACCTCGGTCGGCGCGGGCGCGCTCAATGTCGCGTTCGATCCCGTCAACCGGCTCGCATATGTGAGCAATCGGGGCGCCGGAACCATCGCCGTCACCGATCCCGACGGCAATATCGTTGCCAATCTCGGCCCGGCACCGCTGGCCAATCATGTCGCGCTCGGCAAGGACGGCACCGTCTATGCGGTGGACAATTCCTCGGGCCCCGGCGGCGAGGACAGCGACACGATCCTGCGTATCCGCCCGCAGGAGTGA
- a CDS encoding ABC transporter ATP-binding protein, with the protein MTQNMTEDLRLSDLSVGYAKRRIIDGLSLAPIAPGSVVSLIGPNAAGKTTLLRAIAGLLPAGGALTLGERDLRAMVLADHARLVTYMPQNLPERVALTVLEGVVGALRASPIDGPPLSDEELLERALGVIERVGITPLAMTGLDRLSGGQRQLASLAQALVRSPRVLLLDEPISALDLHYQLRVMKLVHALARERGMIVLMVLHDLSIAARWSDRIIVLSKGRVAADGAPAEAITAPVLAEVYNVVGQVEAEESGLRITIKDILPHDTAAS; encoded by the coding sequence ATGACGCAGAACATGACGGAAGACCTGCGGCTGTCGGACCTGTCGGTCGGCTATGCGAAGCGCCGGATTATCGACGGGCTGAGCCTGGCGCCGATTGCGCCGGGGTCGGTCGTGTCGCTGATCGGGCCCAATGCCGCGGGCAAGACCACCCTGCTTCGGGCCATTGCCGGGCTGCTCCCCGCGGGCGGGGCCCTGACGCTCGGAGAGCGCGACCTGAGGGCGATGGTCCTGGCCGATCACGCAAGGCTCGTCACCTACATGCCGCAGAACCTGCCCGAGCGCGTCGCGCTGACGGTGCTCGAAGGCGTGGTCGGTGCGTTGCGGGCCTCGCCCATTGACGGGCCGCCGCTGTCAGACGAGGAACTGCTCGAGCGCGCGCTCGGCGTGATCGAGCGCGTCGGGATCACGCCGCTGGCGATGACCGGGCTCGACCGTCTTTCGGGCGGGCAGCGCCAGCTTGCCTCGCTCGCGCAGGCGCTGGTGCGCTCTCCCCGGGTGCTGCTGCTTGACGAGCCGATCAGCGCGCTGGATCTGCATTACCAGTTGCGGGTGATGAAGCTCGTCCATGCGCTGGCGCGGGAACGGGGCATGATCGTGCTGATGGTGCTGCACGACCTGTCCATCGCCGCGCGCTGGTCGGACCGGATCATCGTGCTTTCGAAAGGCCGGGTCGCCGCCGACGGCGCCCCCGCCGAGGCGATCACCGCGCCGGTCCTGGCCGAGGTCTACAATGTCGTCGGACAGGTCGAGGCGGAAGAATCCGGCCTGCGGATCACGATCAAGGATATCCTGCCGCACGACACGGCAGCGTCCTGA
- a CDS encoding FecCD family ABC transporter permease, which yields MPANDPAAAARQSMVGAYRRTIRHRVLILLVLAVCGVAAFLLDISTGPSALSLQDVLAGLFDPSRLAPSEVTIIRDVRLPYALMAILVGAALSLAGAEMQTILNNPLASPFTLGVSSAASFGAALAIVLGLSLPFVPGDWMIPLNAFLCAFASVLLLEALARSRAAGVQGVVLFGIALVFTFNALVALMQFVASQEALSQLVFWSMGSLGRATWANLFVLGLVMVVVLPFSMRASHAMTALRLGEDRARSFGIDVRQLRFASLLRISALASTSVAFVGTIGFIGLVGPHIARLLLGEDHRFLLPASMLCGALIMSLASVASKIMVPGVLLPVGIVTSMIGVPVFLALILRRPERI from the coding sequence TTGCCAGCAAATGATCCCGCCGCCGCCGCGCGCCAGAGCATGGTCGGGGCCTACCGCCGCACCATCCGGCACCGCGTGCTGATCCTTCTGGTGCTGGCCGTGTGTGGTGTCGCGGCCTTCCTGCTCGACATCTCGACCGGCCCCTCGGCCCTGTCGCTGCAGGATGTCCTTGCGGGCCTGTTCGATCCGTCGCGGCTTGCCCCGTCGGAGGTCACGATCATCCGCGACGTGCGCCTGCCCTATGCGCTGATGGCGATTCTGGTCGGCGCGGCGCTCTCGCTCGCCGGAGCCGAGATGCAGACGATCCTGAACAACCCGCTGGCCAGCCCCTTCACGCTCGGCGTGTCCTCGGCGGCCTCGTTCGGAGCGGCGCTGGCCATCGTGCTGGGGCTCAGCCTGCCCTTCGTGCCGGGCGACTGGATGATCCCGCTGAATGCGTTTCTCTGCGCCTTCGCCTCGGTGCTGCTGCTCGAGGCGCTGGCGCGCAGCCGCGCCGCGGGGGTGCAGGGCGTGGTGCTGTTCGGGATCGCGCTGGTCTTTACATTCAACGCGCTGGTCGCACTGATGCAGTTCGTCGCCTCGCAGGAGGCGCTGTCGCAGCTCGTGTTCTGGAGCATGGGATCGCTCGGCCGCGCGACCTGGGCCAATCTTTTCGTGCTGGGCCTCGTCATGGTGGTCGTGCTGCCGTTCTCGATGCGCGCATCCCATGCGATGACCGCGCTGCGGCTGGGCGAAGACCGGGCGCGCAGCTTCGGCATCGACGTGCGGCAACTGCGCTTTGCCTCGCTCTTGCGGATCAGCGCGCTGGCGTCGACCTCGGTCGCCTTCGTCGGCACGATCGGGTTCATCGGCCTCGTCGGCCCCCATATCGCCCGCCTGCTGCTGGGCGAAGATCACCGCTTTCTGCTGCCCGCCTCGATGTTGTGCGGGGCGCTCATCATGTCGCTGGCCTCGGTGGCCAGCAAGATCATGGTCCCGGGCGTGCTGCTGCCGGTCGGCATCGTCACCTCCATGATCGGCGTGCCGGTGTTCCTGGCGCTGATCCTTCGCCGGCCGGAGCGCATATGA
- a CDS encoding isochorismate synthase, producing the protein MFALFRARQFTEAEGLRHRLPTGPGASLEQHVETFLQGPQAEGGPPVLVGALPFDVRAPAYLYQPEEFRRGSGWGMLAGPIEACARAFWAPFQIAPEPDPESYAAMVRRALDMIGCNRLTKVVLSRSLCIRAAVPVDPLQVAARLARDPDATTFMLPLPPETCGDGPSTLVGATPELLVSRRGTQVVSHPLAGSARRRPDRAEDEAAAQALLHSDKDRREHMFVVEAILDSLAPHCHQLGAPAGTTLYSTTTMWHLGTRIEGVLRDDAPSAAGLAALLHPTPAVGGSPRCEALEAIRALEPRDRGFYAGAVGWSDVRGDGEWHVALRCAEICGARLRLQAGAGIVAGSDPEAEVAETRAKFQAMLRAIEMEQAEDFLETAL; encoded by the coding sequence GTGTTTGCGCTCTTTCGCGCCCGACAGTTCACAGAGGCAGAGGGCCTGCGGCACCGGCTGCCGACAGGGCCCGGGGCCTCGCTCGAACAGCATGTGGAAACCTTCCTTCAGGGCCCGCAGGCCGAAGGCGGACCGCCGGTGCTGGTCGGGGCTTTGCCCTTCGACGTGCGGGCACCGGCCTATCTCTATCAGCCCGAGGAGTTCCGGCGCGGATCGGGGTGGGGCATGCTTGCCGGGCCGATCGAAGCCTGTGCGCGCGCCTTCTGGGCGCCGTTCCAGATCGCCCCGGAACCCGACCCGGAAAGCTATGCGGCCATGGTCCGGCGGGCGCTCGACATGATCGGGTGCAACCGGCTGACCAAGGTCGTGCTGTCGCGCAGCCTGTGCATTCGGGCGGCGGTGCCGGTCGATCCGCTGCAGGTTGCGGCGCGGCTTGCCCGCGACCCCGACGCGACCACCTTCATGCTGCCCTTGCCGCCGGAAACCTGCGGCGACGGGCCTTCGACCCTGGTCGGGGCGACCCCGGAACTGCTTGTGTCGCGCAGGGGAACGCAGGTCGTGTCGCATCCGCTGGCGGGTTCGGCCCGCCGCCGGCCCGACCGTGCGGAGGACGAGGCGGCGGCGCAGGCGCTCCTGCATTCCGACAAGGACCGGCGCGAACATATGTTCGTCGTCGAGGCGATTCTCGACAGCCTGGCGCCGCATTGTCACCAGCTCGGCGCGCCCGCGGGCACCACGCTGTATTCGACCACAACCATGTGGCACCTGGGCACGCGGATCGAGGGCGTGCTCCGGGACGATGCGCCCTCGGCGGCGGGGCTTGCGGCGCTGCTCCATCCGACGCCGGCGGTGGGCGGATCGCCACGCTGCGAGGCGCTCGAGGCCATCCGGGCCCTTGAGCCCCGCGACCGCGGGTTCTATGCCGGTGCGGTCGGCTGGAGCGATGTCCGGGGCGACGGGGAGTGGCATGTGGCGCTGCGTTGCGCTGAAATCTGCGGCGCGCGGCTCCGGCTGCAGGCGGGGGCGGGCATCGTCGCCGGTTCCGACCCCGAGGCCGAGGTTGCCGAGACGCGGGCAAAGTTCCAGGCCATGCTCCGGGCCATCGAGATGGAGCAGGCGGAGGATTTCTTGGAGACAGCACTATGA
- a CDS encoding (2,3-dihydroxybenzoyl)adenylate synthase, with the protein MTTTASPLAQVWPADFARRYREDGYWTGETFPAVLRAMVETRGEAIAVIGGDQRWSYAELGRRADVAAAGFLALGLAPGDRVVVQLPNIPEFFAVVFGLFRAGLIPVFALPDHRLAEVSHFARKAGAAACVIADTHNGFDYRPLGHALQQEVPGLRHVIVVGDPGGHVPFSGFAAGPERLPDTDPDPSSVALVQVSGGSTGLSKLIPRTHDDYLYSIRTSNEICGMTPESVYLAALPVAHNFPMSSPGIFGAIRAGARVVTSPLPNPETAFPLIARERVTITGLVPPLALLWLQAAPRTDHDLSSLEVLQVGGAKFMPEAAKRVRPVLGCTLQQVFGMAEGLVNYTRLDDPEDIITETQGRPMSPGDEVLLLDDQGQPVPEGVSGNLHTRGPYTIRAYHDDAGANARSFTDDGFYRTGDVVRRLPGGYLVMQGRATDHINRAGEKISAEEVEDHLLAHPRVFDAAVVSIPDKFLGERSCAFVIAEGETPKPAELKSWMRERDIAPFKVPDQIVFVDSFATTAVGKISRKELRAGLRANLLEQEGSKP; encoded by the coding sequence ATGACGACGACAGCATCGCCGCTCGCGCAGGTCTGGCCTGCGGATTTCGCCCGGCGCTATCGCGAAGACGGCTACTGGACCGGAGAAACCTTTCCCGCCGTGCTGAGGGCGATGGTGGAAACCCGGGGCGAGGCGATTGCCGTCATCGGCGGCGACCAGCGCTGGAGCTATGCCGAACTCGGGCGACGGGCCGATGTGGCGGCGGCCGGTTTTCTGGCGCTGGGCCTTGCTCCCGGCGATCGGGTGGTGGTGCAGCTTCCGAACATCCCCGAATTCTTCGCGGTCGTTTTCGGCCTGTTCCGTGCCGGGCTGATCCCCGTCTTTGCGCTGCCCGATCACCGGCTGGCCGAGGTGTCCCATTTCGCGCGCAAGGCCGGGGCGGCCGCCTGCGTCATCGCCGACACCCATAACGGTTTCGATTACCGCCCGCTTGGCCATGCCCTGCAGCAGGAGGTGCCCGGCCTGCGTCATGTGATCGTGGTGGGCGATCCCGGCGGGCATGTTCCCTTCAGCGGTTTCGCCGCCGGCCCGGAGCGCCTGCCGGACACTGATCCCGATCCGTCGAGCGTGGCCCTCGTGCAGGTTTCGGGCGGGAGCACCGGGCTTTCCAAGCTGATCCCGCGCACGCATGACGACTATCTTTACAGCATCCGCACCAGCAACGAAATCTGCGGCATGACGCCCGAGAGCGTCTATCTGGCGGCCCTGCCGGTTGCGCATAATTTCCCGATGAGCTCGCCCGGCATCTTCGGGGCGATCCGTGCCGGGGCGCGGGTGGTCACGAGCCCCTTGCCCAACCCCGAGACCGCCTTTCCCTTGATCGCCCGCGAAAGGGTGACGATCACCGGGCTCGTGCCGCCGCTCGCCCTGTTGTGGCTGCAGGCCGCGCCGCGGACCGATCATGACCTGTCGAGCCTCGAGGTGCTGCAGGTCGGCGGCGCCAAGTTCATGCCCGAAGCCGCCAAGCGGGTGCGCCCGGTGCTTGGCTGCACGCTGCAGCAGGTGTTCGGCATGGCCGAGGGGCTGGTCAACTATACCCGGCTCGACGACCCCGAGGACATCATCACCGAAACCCAGGGGCGGCCCATGTCGCCGGGGGACGAGGTGCTGCTGCTGGACGACCAGGGCCAGCCCGTGCCCGAGGGCGTGTCCGGCAATCTTCACACCCGGGGGCCTTATACGATCCGCGCCTATCACGATGACGCGGGGGCCAATGCGCGCTCCTTCACCGATGACGGCTTTTACCGCACGGGCGACGTGGTGCGCCGCCTGCCCGGGGGATATCTGGTCATGCAGGGGCGGGCGACCGACCACATCAACCGCGCCGGCGAGAAGATCTCGGCCGAGGAGGTCGAGGACCACCTGCTTGCGCATCCGCGGGTGTTCGATGCGGCGGTGGTGTCGATCCCCGACAAGTTCCTGGGCGAGCGCAGTTGTGCCTTCGTCATTGCCGAGGGCGAGACCCCGAAACCGGCCGAGTTGAAATCCTGGATGCGCGAGCGCGACATCGCGCCCTTCAAGGTGCCCGACCAGATCGTTTTCGTGGACAGTTTCGCGACCACGGCGGTCGGCAAGATCAGCCGCAAGGAGCTGCGCGCCGGCCTGCGCGCGAACCTGCTTGAACAGGAGGGCAGCAAGCCATGA
- a CDS encoding isochorismatase family protein, translating to MNAPRRLPSIPAYDLPQEGDLPPSRAGWTLEADRAALLVHDMQAYFVDAFTPDASPISSVIDSIAQISWAARARGIPVFHTAQHGDQERRDRGLQADLWGPGMRHVPAQQAIIGPLSPESGDFVLTKHRYSAFQRSNLETLMRARGRDQIVICGVYAHIGCMLTAAEAFQRDIQPFFVADAVGDFSRDWHDAALAQVADCSGVVLSTRQVLEVLQ from the coding sequence ATGAATGCGCCCCGAAGACTGCCGTCGATTCCGGCCTATGACCTCCCGCAGGAGGGCGACCTGCCGCCCTCGCGCGCCGGCTGGACGCTCGAGGCCGACCGGGCGGCGCTGCTCGTCCATGACATGCAGGCCTATTTCGTCGATGCCTTCACCCCGGATGCAAGCCCGATCAGCAGCGTCATTGACAGCATCGCGCAGATATCCTGGGCCGCCCGCGCGCGCGGCATCCCGGTCTTTCATACCGCGCAGCACGGCGACCAGGAGCGGCGCGATCGCGGGTTGCAGGCGGATCTCTGGGGGCCGGGGATGCGCCATGTTCCCGCGCAGCAGGCGATCATCGGCCCGCTTTCGCCGGAATCCGGCGATTTCGTCCTGACCAAGCACCGCTACAGCGCCTTTCAGCGCAGCAATCTCGAGACATTGATGCGCGCGCGCGGCCGCGACCAGATCGTCATCTGCGGCGTCTATGCCCATATCGGTTGCATGCTGACCGCTGCCGAGGCGTTCCAGCGCGACATCCAGCCGTTCTTCGTGGCCGATGCGGTCGGTGATTTTTCGCGCGACTGGCACGATGCGGCGCTGGCGCAGGTCGCGGATTGCAGCGGCGTCGTGCTCTCGACCCGTCAGGTGCTGGAGGTGCTGCAATGA